TGCAGCGGGCAAGGTTTTGGTGAAAATTCCAGTAGGCAATCATCACGGGGATCTTTGTTTTCAAGGAGGTAAACTTTTTGTCGCGGTGAACTTTGGCGATTTCAATAACCCCCAGGGAAAAGCAGATTCATGGGTCTACGTATATGATGCAGAAAAATTATTGTTGATTGCCAAGCATCAGACTCCCGAAGTGATTTATGGTGCGGGTGGCATTGCCGTGCATGCTGGCAAGTTCATCGTGGTGGGGGGACTGCCGAAAGGTATCGAAGAGAATTATCTGTACGAATATGATCCGAATTTTAAGTTTGTCAAAAAACATGTTCTGAAAAGCGGCTATACCTTACTGGGAATTCAAACGGCGGCGTTTGCCGACAATCAATGGTGGTTCGGATGTTATGGAACGAAACTGTTAAAAGCAGACACCAGTTACCAGTTTCTTGCGAAATTTGATCTCGAGTGCAGTCTCGGCATTGATCGAATCAATGACAAGCTGTTGCTCATTGCCCGTGGCGGACGGGAAGGCAAACTACATACGGGGCGCGTGCTTCTAGCAGAGCCCACTGAAAAACAGGGTTTTATTATCCGCAAGTAGACGTCGGTTGTTTCGATTCAGGACGCGTTGAATGGAATCGGCTTAACTGGTTAGCGGCCTCCGCCGCCTCCCTGCAGATTGGATGCTGCCAGCCCGAACAATGCACCTTCCAGCAGGTGACGTTCCACAAAGGCCGCGATTGCTTCTGATTTGGTGTATTGCAGAATCACATAGTCGCCGGGCTGAATCAGCACGCGTTGACTGGGATGTCGCACCGCTTCATACAAATCGACTTTGATTGGCAATTGAGTTCCGTTAGGGAGCTGACGCAGGATGATGGCGTTGCTCGCACTGATGGTAACATCCTGGTTCAGCGCAGAAGGGCCGCCATTCGATTTGGTATTACTTCCGTTCTGTGATGCCTGGGCGATGGAGATCGCTCCCAGAATATCCAGGTCATAATCGCGGGGCAGCGTGTATTGTCCGCCCCCCAGCAGCCCACCGGTATAAAAGATTTCCGTGTCGCGGGATTCAATGAACACCACGTCTCCATCATGCAGAATGATATCGTTCTGTGTGAGGTGCACCTGTTCGCCGGGACTCAGGCGAATGGGGATTTTGATGATTCCGGAACGCTGCATGGTGGAATCATTGATGACTGTGGGGGCCATAAAGTCACCCGAATAGAAGCCGCCATCAGAAGAATAAAGTGGCTGACCCACCTGGAATGCCGTATCGCTTGGCAGCGGTGATGACTGAGGGATGGGAGTATAGGTGTCGGAGACCTGTTGGATCTGTTGACGGTTACCGTCATTGTTCGGGTTGGCAGAACCTGTCTGGATGGGTTGAGGGCAGATCGAATGGTTCATCTGATGGGCGGCGCCGCGAATGATATAAATCGAATTTTCTGCATCCAGTCCGGGTAGTCCTCCGGTTTCTGCCAGTGCGTGCAGGACATCGTTATTGTAAGCAGGTAAGTTGATCACGCGCCCCGTACCGCGTTTGGATCGTCCTACGTTTAAATTACCGACGGTTGTACCCACAATGTCATTCGCATTTTCCTGACGAATGACAAGCACTCGGTAGGAACGTGGTTTCTGCAGACTGATCAAAATGCGGTCACGGCCTTCGCGCAGGATCTTTTTTTCTGATGTATATTTGCGGCGGATTGTTTCTTCGAGCTGGGTCAGAGTCAGTCCGCGGGCAAAGACGGTTCCGATAAGCGGGAGTGAGATCGTACCATCTTCACGGATGGGGATCGGGTAACCCAGGGAAGGGGCGACTTCCTGTGTCTGAGGAAAATGAACCGGAGGCACATCTTTAAACTGGCCGAGAACGCCTTCGATGTAGACTCCCAGAACGTCTCCGGAATCGAGCAGATAATGTTTCGGCGCGGGTTGTCGTAGCAGAGAGAGGTCAATCGTCTCTTTGCCGGAGCGCACTTCTCCCTTGTATTCCATAGGCAGATATTGAGCGGGAATTCCCTTGATCGGATGAATGGCAGCACAGCCGTTGAAGAGCAGAGGCAACAACAGCGCGCAGAGAAGATGCCACTTGATTGCAGGCATTGTTTTAAGGTGTTTCAGCATCCTGCTCGAACCTCTCAATTCGAAGACGGCGTTGTTGAAGTGTTGCGACATCCTGTCGTTCATTTCCTTTGAATGAGTTTCGGTTCAGAACACACGGCGACTCAGGTACAGTGGGTTCTGAGTGACTACCTGTTAATACCAGGCTGCCTTTCCGAAATTCGCGGCAAACGTTGTATGTTTATCTGATTCTGTTGCTGGTATTGATTTGAAAGCGTTCTACGACTGGGTAACGGTGTATGGATTGGCGTATAAGGATACGACTGTAATTTGTACGGACTCGGTGGCGGATCATCGTTGATGTAAGCACGCGGTGCCGGTTTGCCGATTTCCGGCTGGTGGCGTTTTAATGCGGGAGCAGGAATTGTCTGCTGCACATGTAATGGTGGTTTCGGAGCCACAACGGGAGGCTGACTGCGAGGCTGCTTGGGGGGCAGTATCGGTTGAGCCTGTGGTTGTTTTTTCTGGGGAACCGCCTGGATTGGTTTGGGCTGACTCTGTTCTGGAACCGCCGGTGCAGGGGGAGCCGGTAAAGCCAGCGGGGGCTCCGGTAGCGTCATTTTCGGCGGTTGTGGACTTTGATTCTGGTACGGAGTGCTCAGTGGTGCTGGAGGTGCCGCCTGAGGAGTTGGCTGCGTTGGAGGGCTCTCCTGTCTGTAGGCTGTATTTTCATCCCAGTGATCGGCAACACTCTGGTTCCAGTCCATCAGAGAATACGGAGTGGCGATTTTATTATAATCGTAGCGTCCATCGGCGAGTGCGTGCTCGGCTCCCAGTTTATATCCGGTGAACCATTCCTGGACTTCCAGATAACCTTGCGGTGTTCGGTAATGGGCGGCCCAGTATTCTTCGGGAGGAACAGGTGGGACTTCACCCGAGTCACCTAGTGCGATATCGATGTAGGCTTGCTGGTATCCTTTGCGAAACGCTTTGGATGGTTTGTCTTTACAACTACAAGCCATTGTCTTTAAGGAGCGCTTAGCGCACTTTTTGGCTGCGTGCTTCACCACATATTTATCCAGGTCAGTTTGATATCCTTCCAGCGAACGATACGGATGTGGAGAACATTTATCATGATGAAACAGAAAGCATTTCTTAACACGGCAGGAGACGGTAGAGCATGTGTCATCATAATCTTCGTCTGTATGAGCGCACCCGGGAAGTCCTGTCAGAATTACAGCCAGAAAAGTGCAGAACAGTAGCCGCGATTCTGAGATGAACTCAAGAAAATGAGGACCGTTGTTGTCTATTTTGCAAACCACTAGTAAGCCACCATGCGCAGATTGAGTGTTTATCGATACGCTTGATTTATCGGGTTGGCGAGATTGGGGCGTGTATGGTTTTTCGTGTCTTGCGGGTTATAAGGGGGCGTAAGACAGATAGAATCGTTGGATATTCAAATATCGGATCAGTCAACGTGTTCCGTAAGGCTTCGCTAGATTGCCTGCCTTGGCGTGTGAGGGAACATGAAAGGGGGGAGAGGAGAGTGGACCGGCGGATTCTGCCGCTCAGGATTACTCTGCAGCGAAGTAATCTTTTAAGAGTCGGTAGACGCGATTGGCACGTTGCTGGAACAGCTGTGGTTTTTTGACCCATCCCTGTGGTGTAATTCGGATCATCACATCGACGCGTGGTGTGGAACTGCGGCTGTTAGAGTTCGCTTTTTTGGCGGCACACCCGAATTCGACTTCCACTTCAACTGGTTTTCGATCATCGGTTTTACCCCAGAAGGGGAGCAGTCCTGATTTGCCGAGTTGCATCACGGCCCGGTTTGTGTTGACTTCTGTCAACTTCGCACCATTGTCATTTACAAAACCGCCCAGCTTGTAAACGATAATGTCGGAGGAGATCAGTGCCTGGAATGTATTTTCAAAGACCATTTCATCAACGGTCGTCTCTACCGAATCGCTGATTGGGTCGATGCCGGACAATAGCTGGTGGCTGGTGAGGGAGCAAACCTTGTTGCGGCCTGTTTCTTTTGCGTGGTACAAGGCAGAATCTGCGCGGCGGAACAGACTTTCTACTGAGTCGCCTTCTTCAACCTGAGCCACTCCGAATGAGGCAGAGAGACCCGTTTTTTCCAGTTTCTCAAGCTTCAGGTTACTGACTGCCAGCCGCAGGCGTTCTGCTTTTTTCACCGCATGTTCCAAATCGGTTTCAGGGCAAAGAATCACAAATTCTTCCCCGCCGTAGCGTCCGACCAGTTCTCCCGAATAGGTTTCGTGCTGGAACAGGCGTGCCATTTCAACAAGAACATCATCACCCACCGAATGTCCGTACGAGTCATTAATGTTTTTAAAGTGATCGGCGTCGATAAACATCAGGCTCAACGGTGTCGGATCGGTTTCTTTGTTGAACCTGCTGAGCATGATCGCCAGTTGCGTTTCCAGTTCGCCTCGATTGGCAACGGACGTCAGAGCATCCATACTGGCTGCCTGTTTGAGGTCGTTGAATTCTTGAGGTCGTTTTAAGCCGCGGGACAGGTCGCGATAGATTTCTGCGATACCCATCAGGTGTCCGTCTTCGCCGAACATGGGAACCGACTGAACTTCAATGTTGATCAGGCGGCCGCCAGGACGTTCCAGCATGAATTCGGTGGTCATCGGCTTTCCATTAGCAATGACCCGGTTCATCGAGCATTCTGCTCTGGTCAGGCTGGTGCCTTCCTTGTTGGTTAGCGGCAGGCTGTTTGCGGTCCAGGCTTCACCCAGGATATCGATGGCCCGGATGTCGGCCAGTTTTTCCAGACCCGGGCTGAAGAGGAGAAACTGAAAATCGGCATTGACGATATAAAATCCGTCATACAGACTCTCAATCTGAAACAGATAGGAGAAAATGTTGTTGATCAGGTTGGCTTCCTGTGCTTCCTGCTCGCTGAATGGCTTGGGTTGATAAAGCCGGTTGACTTCAAGAAGTGCATCATGGAAGACGTCTTGTTCATTCTGTTCCCAACGTGAAAGGGCACAGACAATGTTTCCATCAAATTGAGTTCCAGCGGCCTCCATCAGGATGGCCATGATTTCATCATGTTTTTTGCCGGCCCGATAGACCTGGTCGGTCGCCAGAGAATCATAGGCATCGGCAATCGCCAGGATGCGGGCACCCTGATGCACGTCGCTACCAATATATTGAAAGCCGTTGGTCGCGCCACTGAAGTGGTAGCGGGTTTGTGAGAGTATTGTCAAAACTTCATGGTCGGTCTGACAGGCCTGCAGAACATCGATACCGATGTTGTGATAATGCGACATCAATTCAATTTCATCTGATGTCAGCTTGCCAGGCTTGAGCATGATATGGTCGGGGACACCGATCTTTCCGATGTCATGTAGCAGCGCGGCGATTTCCAGCCGTTTCAGATGAATTCCTTCCCAGCCTAAATTGGTGGCGATTCCTTTTGCCAGGAATGCAACGCGGCGGGAATGACATAATGTGGATGCATCGCGGGCCTGAAGTGCGGTGAGTAACTTCCGCAGGTGTTTGCGCGAGATGACTTGATCGACGAAATCCGTTTCACCCGATTCCAACGAGAATTCTTCGTGTTCGGTCGAAAGGGCGATGAGTTCCTTCAGGATCTGTGAAGAGCCCATATTATAGCTGCCATGCACAGACTGTTGCTGTGGCATGGAATTACTATTTGCTATGAGAGGACTGTTCATCTTGCGACCTTAACGCGGATACGAAAATCGAATGGAACTCTGACACAGTTTGTCACGTACAATTCGGTTTTCTGTTTCGCGCCACAAAAAATCTGATTTATCGCAATGTCTTTGTCAGGAGACGAATTTGTTTTGGTTCAATCACGCGTCACTATCACTGGGGAGTGAATAGGTTCTCGTATCAAAACAAAGACATAGTTACTGGGAGCATATTTAAGACACTGATGTCTGCTTGGCGTTGTTAATACAACCCAATGAATACATCAATGTGGATAGACTATATTTACACTAGGTCGGGAATGAAGGTTGTCAAATCGCAACATGAAATGGGACAGCAGGAACGACGGGCTCAAATCCTGATAATCCGAGTGGCAGGTTCGTGGTGAAATCAGCGGTCAGCGCGACTGGTGCGATTGTATGGACTGTGTGGATCCTTTGAAGCGGATTCCGTGATGTCGACGAGCAGACTTATCGATTAAATTCCACGGTGGCAGCATTCGCCCGGGATTGAACGATTTGCCCCAGCGATTCGTATTCATCCTGCGGAACTCGTTCTGCTGGCCCCGTGATCGTAAAGGCGGCGATGGCGATGCCATTCCGATCTCGAATCGGAGCGGCGATGCAGCGAATGCCTGTCAGCCCCTCTTCATGATCAATCGCATAGCCGCGTTGGCGAATCAGATCCAATTCATTGAGAAAAGCACGTTTTGAAGTAATCGTTTGTGGAGTGAATCGTTTAAAACGAATTCGATTCACCAGATCCTCGCGTTCATTTTCCGGTAAAAAAGCAGCGATGGCTTTTCCAGGAGCACAACTGTAGCAAGGCGCACGGGCACCGATCTCCGCAGAGTACTTGAAGGCGTGTCGCGCCAGCAACTGTTCGAGGATTACGATCTCGGTATCAATCAGACAACAGAGTTGCGTGGTCTCGCCGGTCATGTCACGCAGTTCCCGCATCGGGCCAATCGCACATTCTGATAAAGGGCGATCTTGCACGCTGGGAGGAATTAACTGCAGGAAACGGTTCGTGAGATAAAACTTTTTCGTCGCCAGATCGCGCGAGACATAGCCCATCTCTTCCAGTGCTTTTCCGATGCGTAATAAAGACGCCTGCGGAATGGAAAGTTGTTCGCTGAGTTCACTGAGGGTGCAGCCATGCGAATGTTTTGCCAGATATTCGAGCAAGGCAATGCCCCGCTGCAAACTGGGAGAGGCGGCTGCATCGGTTTTCGGATTTGTGCGCGGGACGCTCATTGTTGTTGACTTCATATATGAAATAGGTTTCAATAGTGAAATATGGTATGGGGTCAAGGCACGTGTGTCAACCTCATCCGCAGGAAATTGACAATCAGCGATAGAGCAGTCCTCCTTTCGAATCGAACGGCAGCAGAAAGAAACGTGCCATGCGCGCAGGCGAAAAACTTGGAATGGTTTTGACGGCGATTCTCTGGTTGGGTTGCCCTGTGATCTCTCCAGCAGAAGAGTCCTTTCAAAATAAAGCGACGCAGCAAGCCGACTTTGACCGCGTGATCGCCCCGTTAATTGCCGCCCGTTGTTTGGATTGTCATGCGGGTCTGGATCCCAAAGCTGGTTTCGATTTTTCCCGTCGGGCGTCAGCCTTTCAGGGAGGAGAAAGTGGCCCCGCGCTGCAAGCGGGCAAGCCGGACGAAAGTTTGATCTGGCAGTATATCGAGTCCGATGAGATGCCTCCCGAACATCCTCTCTCTGCAGATGAGAAGCGATTGTTCAAACAATGGATCCAGGCCGGTGCGCCTTGGGGCACCGATCCCATTGATCCCTTCAGCAAGACAACGAAAAAGCGGGGCGGCTATGACTGGTGGTCACTGCAGCCGTTACGCCAGACGACTGTTCCAGAGGTTTCCGACAAACAGTGGGTTCGCAATCCGATTGACGCGTTCGTCCTGGCGCGATTGCGGGAGCAGCATCTTGAACCCCAGTCCCGCGCCGATCGCAGAACTTTAATTCGTCGTCTTTATTATTCGGTGATTGGCTTGCCCCCCGAACCGGAAGAAGTGGAAGCGTTCGTGAATGATCCTGCACCGGATGCTTATGAAAAACGGGTAGATCAATTGCTGGCATCGCCGCACTACGGCGAACACTGGGCGCGGCACTGGCTGGACGTGGTTCGCTTTGGAGAGAGTAACGGTTTCGAGCGGGATCAACCACGTACGAATGCCTGGCATTATCGGAACTGGGTGATTCAGGCGTTCAATCGGGATCTGCCTTACGATCAGTTTGTCCGATTGCAACTGGCCGGTGATATGCTGAAGCCCGACGATCCCAGTGCGGTGATCGCGACCGGGTTCCTCGTTGCCGGCCCGCACGATGTGGTGATTCCCCAGAGTCAGGCGATGCGGGAAACGATGCGTCAGGATGAACTGGAAGACAAAATTGGGGTGGTCAGCCAGACGTTTCTTGGATTAACGGTGAATTGTGCCCGTTGTCACGATCACAAGTTTGATCCGATCAGCCAGCAGGAATATTATCAGATTGCCGCTGCACTGGCGGGCGTCGAACATGGCGAACGTGATCTTCCCAATCCCCAGTACATGCAGGCACAGCAACAGTTGGCCGAACATAGCAAGAAGCTGCAGAAAGTTCAGGCGACTCTATTCGAGTTAGACGCACAGGCGCGCCAGCGTGTGATGGCCAGTCGCACAACGCAAGATAAAAGTGATCTACCAGTCTCTGTCTCGTCACCGGTTGCTGCCTGGGATTTTCAGAATAGCACTCTGGATCAGGTGGGGGGCTTAAAAGGGACGTTACACGGTTCTGCAAAACAGACCAAAGAGGGACTAGTGGTGGACGGCAATCAATCGTTTTTGAATACCGAGCCGCTGAAGGTGAATCTGAAAGAGAAGACGCTCGAAGCCTGGGTAAAACTTGCGGACCTCGATCAACGTGGCGGTGGCGTGATGAGTGTGCAGACGGTGGACGGAGTTCTGTTCGATGCGATTGTGTTTGGCGAGCAGCAGCCGGGGCACTGGCTGGCGGGAAGTAATAATTTCAGCAGGACCAAATCGTTTCAGGGCATCGCAGAACAAGAGGCGGCAGAAAAAGAAGTACAGATTGCGATTGTCTATTACGCCGACGGTAAAATCGCCGCCTATCGCAATGGTGCACCGTATGGGATCGCTTACCAGTCGCGACAGTTACAACCGTTCTCAGCCGGGAAATCCGAAATTTTGTTTGGATTACGACATGGATCACCTGCTGGGAATCGACTCTTAAAAGGTGTCATCAGCAGAGCCCGCCTGTATGACCGGGTACTGACGGCTGAAGAAATACAAGCGTCTGCAAAATGGGGAGGCACTTATTTTTCAGAAGCAGAGCTGACGGCGGTATTGACGAAACCCGAACAGATCCAGCGCCAAACCCTGCTCAAAGAACGGAAGGAACTCCAGGCAGAAATCACGCGTCTGCAGGCGATTCAACCGACGAAAGTCTATGCGGCGCTTTCCCGAAATCCGGGCGTGTCGCATGTGTTGCGACGCGGGAATGTGAATGCCCCGGCGGACGTGGTCAATCCGGGTGGGCTCAATGCAATCAAAGGCGTGAAGGGCGATCTGGGACTGGCGTCCGACAGCCCGGATCGCGACCGACGTATGAAATTTGCACGCTGGGTGACCGATTCGCAAAATCCGTTGTTTGCCCGCGTAATTGTGAATCGGGTCTGGCACTATCATTTCGGGCAGGGGCTCGTGAATACGCCCAATGATTTCGGCTTTAACGGCGGACGTTGTACACATCCGGAACTGCTCGACTGGTTGGCGGCACAACTGATTCGCGAAAATTGGAGCCTGAAATCATTGCATCGTCTGATTCTGATGTCGGCGACCTTTCAACAATCTTCAGAACCACAGCCCGAGGCATTGAAAGTCGATGCCGACAATCGATGGTTGTGGCGGAAAAGCCCGCAGCGAATCGAAGCCGAGTCGATCCGTGATTCAATCCTGAAAGTAGCCGGCGAACTCAATCCCAAAGTCGGCGGCCAGGGATACCAGGATGTGAAATCCTATTTCTTCAAAGGGACCCAGTTTTACGAGCCGTTGGATCCGGTCGGCAAAGAATTCAATCGTCGTTCGATCTATCGGTTTTCTGCCCGAGGCGGGCGGCATCCTTTGCTGGAAACGTTTGATTGCCCTGATCCTTCTACGACGACGCCCGATCGGGCCTCCACTACGACGCCGCTCCAGGCACTGTCGTTAATGAATGCCTCATTCGTGTTGCGGATGTCAGATCAGTTAGCCGAGCGCGTTGAGCAACGGGCGGGTTCAAAACAGGAGCAGCAGATTGATGAACTGTTTCTACTGGCGTTTCAACGGCGTCCCCGACCGCAAGAGGCGAAGCTGGCACGCGACTTTCTGGAGCAGCACGGTTTGTCTGCGTTGTGCCGCGTGATTCTGAATAGCAATGAATTTTTATATGTGAATTGAAGCCATGATGACGAATCCCTTTGATCAAAATTCGAAAGCCGGTTCTACCTGTGATGCAGACAGTATGTCGCGTCGCGAATTTTTTTCCTGGGCGAAAACCGGCCTGGCGGGAACGGCGCTGATGGATTTGCTGCTGAAGCAGAAACCACTTTGTGCAGAGGCTCCGGGGAAAACTCTACCAACGGGAACTCATTTCCCCCCGCGCGTCAAACGGGTGATTCATGTCTGCCTGATCGGGGGATTGAGTCACCTGGATTCGTTTGACTATAAGCCGGCGCTTAAAAAACTGCATGGCAAGGTTATGCCGACCGAGAAGAAGCCGGAAACGTTTTTCGGTCAGGTTGGATTATTGCGCAAGAATGATTTTGAGTTCAAACAGCGGGGCAAAAGTGGGCTCTGGATTTCAGACCTGTTTCCTCACATCGCGTCACAGGCAGATGAGCTGACGTTGATTCGTTCCATGAAAGCCGACTCTGCCAATCATACGCCGGCGACGTTTCAGGAGAATACGGGTTTTCGATTGAACGGCTTTCCGGTACTGGGAGCCTGGCTCTCGTATGGCTTAGGGTGTGAAACCGATGAGCTGCCGTCGTTTGTGGTATTGCCCGATGTCCGCGGCTATCCGGCGGCGGGAACGATTAACTGGTCGAACGGATTTCTGCCGGCATTGCATCAGGGGGTTCCCTTCCAGACCGAAGGACCGGCGATACGTGATCTGTTTCCCGGTCGCAAGATTTCGAATGCCACCGAAGTCGCCAGTCGCCAGTTATTAAATCAATTCAATCAGAGTCATCTTGAACGGACCGGAGCCAACAGCGATCTGGTCGCCCGGATTCGCAGCCACGAACTGGCAGCGAAAATGCAGTTGGCCGTTCCCCAAGTGACGGATCTGTCGGGAGAGACGGCTGCCACGAAAGCCCTGTACGGCTTCGATTCTGAAGAGACGGCTCCCTTTGCCCGCAATTGTCTGTTGGCACGGCGGTTATTGGAACAGGGGGTGCGGTTTGTGCAGTTGTTTTCTGGTGGCTCGTTTGGATCGCCGCGGATTAACTGGGATGGTCATGAAGACGTCAAACGAAATCACCTTCGCGAAGCGACCCGCATCGATCAGCCCGTTGCCGGTTTGTTGAAAGATCTGAGACAGCGGGGCATGCTGGATGACACTCTGGTTCTGTTTTCAACGGAATTCGGACGAACCCCGTTTACTCAATCTGCCTCGAACACCGTGGGGACGGGGCGTGATCATAATATGAACGGTTTTTCCGTCTGGATGGCAGGGGGCGGTCTCAAGCACGGGATTGATTTTGGTGCGACCGATGAATTCGGCTGGAAATCAGTCGAACAGACGGTTGCCTGGCACGATTATCATGCAACGGTGCTGCATTTACTGGGCATTGATCACACACGTTTGACGTATTATCACAATGGCATCGAACGCCGTCTGACGAATGTGCACGGCGAAGTGATTCATGATCTTCTCGCTTAAAATTCATCAGTACTTGTTGATTCACAACCTGAGTACTGGATTTTTTCAAGAACGCAATTTGTGCGCATAGACGAATCGTCTAGAATAGCTATAGTGTGTGCATGAACGAAATCGAGGAGGGCGCTGACTTCTGTTTGATTGGTATGAACGTCCTTTCTATAAAACTAGTGTGATGAATACGTTACAGAACCCAGGAAGCAAAACAGAGCCCAAACGGGTGCTGATTATCGGTGGTGGTTTTGCCGGCTTGAACGCGGCATTGGAACTGGGCGGCGTTCGAGGAGTCGAAGTTACCCTCGTTGATCGTCACAACTACCATCTGTTTCAACCGCTCTTATATCAGGTGGCGATGGCCGGACTGAGTCCCGCAGATATTGCCACACCGATTCGCAGCCTGCTCTCAACTTATCGAAATACCAGCGTCCTGTTAGGGGAAGCGGAATCGATTGATCTCCCGGGGCAAAAAGTCAAATTCGATTTTGGCGAATTGCCTTTTGATTATCTGGTGCTGGCCTGTGGTGCGACGCACAGTTACTTCGGTCACAATGAGTGGGAAGAATACGCGCCCGGTTTGAAAAACATTTCTCAGGCGACGGAAATTCGTAAACGAGTTTTATCTGCATTTGAACATGCGGAACGAATTACCGATCCTGAAGAGCAAAAGAAATATCTGACCTATGTGATTGTTGGTGGCGGTCCGACCGGCGTAGAACTGGCAGGCGCGATTGGCGAGATGAGCCGGTTTACTTTGTCCAAGGATTTTCGCCGGATCAATCCCAGCCATACCCGCGTGATTCTCGTCGAAGCCGGTCCACGGATTTTGCCGATGTTTTCCGAACAACAGTCCAACCGGGCAGCCCGCGATTTAGAGAATCTGGGTGTCCAGATCTGGACTTCTTCGATGGTGACGAACATCAACGATGAAGGAGTCGAATTGGGAGATGAGCGAATTCGCGCCGCGACTGTGCTCTGGGCTGCGGGTGTTGAAGCATCTCCCTTGGGGAAATCGGGAGGTATGGATGTTGACAATCGGGGCCGCGTTGTTGTGGAACCGGATTTGAGTCTGCAGGGGCATGAAAATGTGTTCGTCGCCGGCGATCAGGCCAGCTTTACACATCAGACGGGGACTCCCTTACCGGGGACGGCACCGGTTGCGTTGCAGCAGGGAAAGTTTATCGGCAAAACAATTCGCGAGGAACTGAAAGGCAAGCCGCGCAGTAAGTTTCATTTTCGCGACAAAGGGCAGATGGCCACCATTGGTCGCAGTCGCGGGATTGTGGAAATCGGGCGGTTCAAATTATCCGGGTTCATTGCCTGGGTGGTCTGGCTGGTCGTGCACATCTTTTATCTGACCGGGTTTAAAAACCGGGTGCTGGTTGTCATGCAGTGGGGCTGGTCCTATCTCAGTTTCCGGCGTGGAGCGCGTTTGATTGTGGGCCGGGAATGGGATCCGCAAACAGATTCCAAGCCTGAACCCGAGCCTGAAGAAGAGGAAGTTCCCGTTTCCTCCGAGCATTAACGGCGAAAAAATGAGTGAAAGTCTCGTTTTCGCATGCCATTCCTCGTATGCTGAATGACAGATTTTGTCTTTGATCAGTTGAGGAAACCATGAAACTGCAGATTGCCGCTTTTCGATTTGATGTCACACCTCCCCTCGGCCATTCCTTGTGCGGCGGCTGGATTCCGTCTGCTGCGAAAATTGAAGATCCACTGGAAGCGATCGGGTTTGTGATCCTGTGGGAAGGAGCGCCGATGGTGGTCTGCTCGGTCGACTGGACGGGGCTTTGTAACGACGCCCATTATCAGTGGCGCAAAGCCTTAGCCGATGCGGCGGGGACCACTGCGGACCGGGTGGCGGTCCAGTGTGTGCATCAGCATGATGCGCCGTTTGCCTGTCTGGAGACCGATCAGATCGTACGAGCTCAGGGCGATTTGCCGCCCAACCTCGATCCGGAATTTTTCAAAGTCTGTCT
This genomic interval from Gimesia alba contains the following:
- a CDS encoding Kelch repeat-containing protein, which codes for MNLQRVYFVLIFMLVSGLSETSRAENQAAAVQKKTEYSNVQCEGAYPHHLQGICIDGQGHIFWSFTTELVKTNAAGKVLVKIPVGNHHGDLCFQGGKLFVAVNFGDFNNPQGKADSWVYVYDAEKLLLIAKHQTPEVIYGAGGIAVHAGKFIVVGGLPKGIEENYLYEYDPNFKFVKKHVLKSGYTLLGIQTAAFADNQWWFGCYGTKLLKADTSYQFLAKFDLECSLGIDRINDKLLLIARGGREGKLHTGRVLLAEPTEKQGFIIRK
- a CDS encoding diguanylate cyclase; the encoded protein is MNSPLIANSNSMPQQQSVHGSYNMGSSQILKELIALSTEHEEFSLESGETDFVDQVISRKHLRKLLTALQARDASTLCHSRRVAFLAKGIATNLGWEGIHLKRLEIAALLHDIGKIGVPDHIMLKPGKLTSDEIELMSHYHNIGIDVLQACQTDHEVLTILSQTRYHFSGATNGFQYIGSDVHQGARILAIADAYDSLATDQVYRAGKKHDEIMAILMEAAGTQFDGNIVCALSRWEQNEQDVFHDALLEVNRLYQPKPFSEQEAQEANLINNIFSYLFQIESLYDGFYIVNADFQFLLFSPGLEKLADIRAIDILGEAWTANSLPLTNKEGTSLTRAECSMNRVIANGKPMTTEFMLERPGGRLINIEVQSVPMFGEDGHLMGIAEIYRDLSRGLKRPQEFNDLKQAASMDALTSVANRGELETQLAIMLSRFNKETDPTPLSLMFIDADHFKNINDSYGHSVGDDVLVEMARLFQHETYSGELVGRYGGEEFVILCPETDLEHAVKKAERLRLAVSNLKLEKLEKTGLSASFGVAQVEEGDSVESLFRRADSALYHAKETGRNKVCSLTSHQLLSGIDPISDSVETTVDEMVFENTFQALISSDIIVYKLGGFVNDNGAKLTEVNTNRAVMQLGKSGLLPFWGKTDDRKPVEVEVEFGCAAKKANSNSRSSTPRVDVMIRITPQGWVKKPQLFQQRANRVYRLLKDYFAAE
- a CDS encoding polysaccharide biosynthesis/export family protein, with amino-acid sequence MLKHLKTMPAIKWHLLCALLLPLLFNGCAAIHPIKGIPAQYLPMEYKGEVRSGKETIDLSLLRQPAPKHYLLDSGDVLGVYIEGVLGQFKDVPPVHFPQTQEVAPSLGYPIPIREDGTISLPLIGTVFARGLTLTQLEETIRRKYTSEKKILREGRDRILISLQKPRSYRVLVIRQENANDIVGTTVGNLNVGRSKRGTGRVINLPAYNNDVLHALAETGGLPGLDAENSIYIIRGAAHQMNHSICPQPIQTGSANPNNDGNRQQIQQVSDTYTPIPQSSPLPSDTAFQVGQPLYSSDGGFYSGDFMAPTVINDSTMQRSGIIKIPIRLSPGEQVHLTQNDIILHDGDVVFIESRDTEIFYTGGLLGGGQYTLPRDYDLDILGAISIAQASQNGSNTKSNGGPSALNQDVTISASNAIILRQLPNGTQLPIKVDLYEAVRHPSQRVLIQPGDYVILQYTKSEAIAAFVERHLLEGALFGLAASNLQGGGGGR
- a CDS encoding IclR family transcriptional regulator, coding for MSVPRTNPKTDAAASPSLQRGIALLEYLAKHSHGCTLSELSEQLSIPQASLLRIGKALEEMGYVSRDLATKKFYLTNRFLQLIPPSVQDRPLSECAIGPMRELRDMTGETTQLCCLIDTEIVILEQLLARHAFKYSAEIGARAPCYSCAPGKAIAAFLPENEREDLVNRIRFKRFTPQTITSKRAFLNELDLIRQRGYAIDHEEGLTGIRCIAAPIRDRNGIAIAAFTITGPAERVPQDEYESLGQIVQSRANAATVEFNR